A genomic window from Halorubrum lacusprofundi ATCC 49239 includes:
- the glp gene encoding gephyrin-like molybdotransferase Glp — translation MSHDRREAGFKRRTRVADALATLLDAAEPHGRTESAPLADADGRVVAEPIDAPAPVPSYDRAAMDGYAVRAEDTFGASDRSPAVLRAVGTEADSIAPGEAARVHTGSAVPEGADAVVMIEQVETVADEVEAFDAVAEGENVGEAGEDVADGQRLFEAGHVLRPSDLGLLKSVGLDAAPVYERSTIAVIPTGEELVQSDPGPGEVIETNGLTVSRLVERWGGEARYRDVVTDDEDALSAAIEADLDADVVVTTGGSSVGERDLLPEVIDSIGEVLVHGVALKPGHPVCLGVVDDTPIVSLPGYPVACIVNAAQFLRPLQKHVGGTTANPFPTRRATLTRKVPSEPGTRTFARVSVEGTGEGGDGDGDDSALPAATPTRASGSGILSSVALADGWVVVPEPREGLDAGEIVDVELWEASQ, via the coding sequence ATGAGCCACGACAGACGCGAGGCCGGATTCAAGCGACGGACCCGCGTCGCGGACGCGCTGGCGACGCTACTCGACGCCGCCGAGCCCCACGGCCGGACCGAGTCGGCGCCGCTCGCCGACGCGGACGGACGGGTCGTCGCCGAGCCGATCGACGCGCCGGCGCCGGTCCCGAGCTATGACCGGGCAGCGATGGACGGGTACGCGGTCCGCGCCGAGGATACGTTCGGTGCGTCCGACCGGTCACCGGCGGTGCTGCGGGCGGTCGGCACCGAAGCCGACTCGATCGCGCCGGGCGAGGCCGCGCGGGTGCACACGGGCAGCGCGGTCCCGGAAGGGGCCGACGCAGTCGTGATGATCGAGCAGGTGGAAACGGTCGCGGACGAGGTCGAGGCGTTCGACGCGGTCGCCGAGGGAGAGAACGTCGGTGAGGCGGGCGAAGACGTGGCGGACGGACAGCGCCTCTTCGAGGCCGGCCACGTCCTCCGGCCCTCCGACCTCGGCCTCCTGAAGTCGGTCGGACTCGACGCGGCCCCCGTCTACGAGCGCTCGACCATCGCCGTGATCCCGACCGGCGAGGAGCTGGTGCAGTCCGATCCCGGCCCGGGCGAGGTGATCGAGACGAACGGGCTGACGGTCTCGCGGCTGGTCGAGCGGTGGGGCGGAGAGGCCCGCTACCGCGACGTGGTCACCGACGACGAGGACGCGCTCTCGGCCGCGATCGAGGCCGACCTCGACGCCGACGTTGTCGTCACCACCGGGGGGTCCTCGGTTGGCGAGCGCGACTTGCTCCCGGAGGTCATCGATTCTATCGGGGAGGTACTTGTCCACGGCGTCGCCCTGAAGCCGGGGCATCCGGTCTGTCTCGGCGTCGTCGACGACACCCCGATCGTCTCGCTTCCCGGCTACCCGGTCGCCTGTATCGTCAACGCCGCGCAGTTCCTCCGGCCGCTCCAGAAGCACGTCGGCGGAACGACCGCGAACCCGTTCCCGACGCGGCGCGCGACGCTTACCCGAAAGGTACCGAGCGAGCCCGGCACGCGAACGTTCGCGCGGGTGTCGGTGGAGGGAACCGGCGAAGGCGGCGACGGGGACGGAGACGACTCGGCCCTCCCCGCCGCCACGCCGACCCGCGCCAGCGGTTCTGGCATTCTGTCGAGCGTCGCGCTCGCTGACGGCTGGGTCGTCGTCCCCGAACCGCGAGAGGGGCTCGACGCGGGCGAGATCGTCGACGTGGAGCTGTGGGAGGCGAGCCAATGA
- a CDS encoding histidine kinase N-terminal 7TM domain-containing protein, whose translation MSDLGALPVQAYLAACLLAGVIGVWLGRVAWVDRDEPGGTEVSLYLFCGGAVSLLYAVRVASASELAMIVALNLSTPLVAAVPGIWMAFVLAFSGHDRWRTENRTVALAAPPFVWVLTAWSSGTHGLSRRSLAAVVEGPFTLLSFGLGIADVAFVLYAYGLCIAGVLVVVDLYRRTGNRYRLQTFVILLGTLFPFLGGIVTVVDVGSYAHLAWFPAGLVVHGVFLYGTVFWLGTLDAAVVARDTAVEVMQDPVIVAGSDGRIRDLNPAAEELLPSDAVGSSLSNVFPLLEVGVEHPISIGGRQFDIQEDPITDPRGTDRGHVFLLRDVTERERRQTELERREVELERQNERLEDFAGVVSHDLRNPLAAATAAVELARHGDRNNEDALDRAANAHERMDDLIEGLLSLATAGKSVDEVDRVSLDGTARRVWSRLETADATLSVNGPDVSALADGDRLEQLLSNLFRNAIEHAGDDVTVRVEIERREDDIALTVADDGPGVPPDQRSQVIERGVSLGGGTGLGLAIVGDIAEAHGWELSVEESASGGARFVISGIEPADD comes from the coding sequence ATGAGCGATCTCGGCGCACTGCCGGTGCAGGCGTACCTCGCAGCCTGCCTCCTCGCCGGGGTCATCGGAGTCTGGCTCGGCCGCGTCGCGTGGGTCGACCGTGACGAACCGGGCGGCACCGAGGTCTCGCTTTACCTGTTCTGTGGCGGTGCCGTCTCGCTTCTGTACGCCGTTAGAGTCGCGAGCGCGAGCGAACTAGCGATGATCGTCGCACTCAACCTCTCAACGCCGCTCGTCGCCGCGGTCCCCGGCATCTGGATGGCGTTCGTGCTGGCGTTCTCCGGCCACGACCGGTGGCGCACGGAGAACCGGACTGTCGCGCTCGCGGCCCCGCCGTTCGTCTGGGTGTTGACCGCCTGGTCGAGCGGGACCCACGGGCTCTCGCGACGCTCGCTGGCAGCCGTCGTCGAGGGGCCGTTCACGCTGCTCTCGTTCGGGCTCGGGATCGCGGATGTGGCGTTCGTACTGTACGCCTACGGGCTGTGTATCGCCGGTGTCCTCGTCGTGGTCGATCTGTACCGGCGGACGGGAAACCGCTACCGTCTTCAGACGTTCGTGATCCTGCTCGGAACCTTGTTTCCGTTTCTGGGCGGCATCGTCACGGTCGTCGACGTAGGGAGCTACGCGCACCTCGCGTGGTTCCCGGCGGGGCTCGTGGTCCACGGCGTCTTCCTGTACGGGACCGTCTTCTGGCTCGGGACGCTCGACGCCGCCGTCGTCGCGCGCGACACGGCCGTCGAGGTGATGCAGGACCCCGTGATCGTCGCCGGCTCTGACGGTCGGATACGTGACCTCAACCCAGCGGCAGAGGAACTCCTTCCGTCCGACGCGGTCGGCTCTTCGCTGTCGAACGTGTTCCCGCTCTTGGAGGTCGGGGTGGAACACCCGATATCGATCGGCGGGCGGCAGTTCGACATCCAAGAGGACCCGATCACCGACCCCCGCGGGACCGATCGCGGGCACGTGTTCCTGCTCCGTGACGTGACCGAACGCGAGCGTCGACAGACCGAACTGGAGCGCCGCGAGGTCGAGTTAGAGCGGCAAAACGAGCGGTTGGAGGATTTCGCCGGCGTCGTCTCCCACGACCTCCGGAATCCGCTCGCGGCGGCGACTGCGGCAGTGGAGCTCGCTCGCCACGGCGACCGGAACAACGAGGACGCACTCGACCGCGCCGCGAACGCCCACGAGCGGATGGACGACCTGATCGAGGGGCTGCTGTCGCTGGCGACCGCCGGGAAGTCCGTCGACGAGGTCGACCGCGTCTCGCTCGACGGGACCGCGAGACGGGTCTGGTCACGCCTTGAAACCGCAGACGCGACGCTGTCGGTCAACGGGCCGGACGTGTCTGCCTTGGCCGACGGCGACCGGCTCGAACAGCTCCTCTCGAACCTGTTCCGCAACGCGATCGAACACGCCGGCGACGACGTGACGGTGCGGGTCGAAATCGAGCGACGAGAGGACGATATTGCGCTCACGGTCGCCGACGACGGTCCCGGCGTCCCGCCGGATCAGCGGTCGCAGGTAATCGAGCGCGGCGTCTCCCTCGGCGGCGGGACCGGACTCGGGCTCGCCATCGTCGGCGACATCGCCGAGGCGCACGGGTGGGAGCTCTCTGTCGAGGAGTCAGCGTCCGGCGGCGCGCGCTTCGTGATCTCGGGGATCGAGCCCGCTGACGACTGA
- a CDS encoding PaaI family thioesterase: protein MDRSEVEAMEPLSAAAVELVERRIEEEHGYLSWLNTSVDVVERGRVVLSIPFDDKLTNSDGGTIHGGVAATLVDTAGGIVQRTAFEEPLSGGVATVNLNANYLRPATGDLRAEATIVRSGGSIGVSDMTVTSSTNGDAAEVVVGQGSFRLFRE, encoded by the coding sequence ATGGACCGGAGCGAGGTCGAGGCGATGGAGCCGCTGTCGGCGGCGGCGGTCGAACTCGTCGAGCGGCGGATCGAGGAGGAGCACGGCTACCTCTCGTGGCTGAACACGTCGGTCGACGTCGTCGAGCGCGGTCGGGTCGTCCTCTCGATCCCGTTCGACGACAAGCTGACGAACAGCGACGGCGGTACCATTCACGGGGGCGTGGCCGCGACGCTCGTCGACACCGCGGGCGGAATCGTCCAGCGCACCGCCTTCGAGGAGCCACTCTCGGGCGGGGTCGCGACGGTGAACCTCAACGCGAACTACCTCCGGCCGGCGACCGGCGACCTCCGGGCGGAGGCGACGATCGTCAGGTCCGGCGGCTCGATCGGCGTCAGCGACATGACGGTCACCAGCTCGACGAACGGTGACGCCGCCGAGGTCGTCGTCGGTCAGGGGTCGTTCCGACTGTTCCGCGAGTAG
- a CDS encoding molybdopterin biosynthesis protein → MSDRKEFRDLATPEAAREAIDDLDLSPAPETVPLEDARGRVLAERIDAAIDVPGFDRASMDGYAVRARDTFGADEADPADLDLVGAVHAGAAPEVTVEPGTCAEISTGAVMPDGADAVVMVERTDEVGGDPDAEGGGPDRIAVRTAVAPGDHVMSAGADIAAGARALGPGTRLTPREIGLLSALGVDEVPVAGKPRVGIVSTGDELVRPGEALDPSRGEIYDVNSTTIAAGVEEAGGEPVLYPHAGDDYTEMERLLRRAADECDLVLSSGSTSASAVDVIYRVIEERGDLLLHGVAVKPGKPMLIGRLDRGGSEAVGESDADGDTDPRTGESAYVGLPGYPVSALTIFRTFVAPAIREAAGQPEPATATIEGRMAVGERYGEGRMRLMPVGLLDLNDGDLPLVYPVDKGSGATTSLVEADGVVAVDPDTEYLDRDERVTVQLFSPDVRPPTLLGVGEDDPALNRLLDRLDAPRYLPVGSREGLRRLRDGVPDVAVVAGPTDRDVDAVDLGGWAREWGLVVPEGNPAGVTGLADLVDGEMRFVNRPTDSGLRRSLDDALADLATDRDASRGDLADRIDGYELTVRAFESPVRKVLAGDADAGLGLRETADRLDCGFVSLGEQSVTVRAAPDRVERDAVEELADALNDPTDLLADLAGYSRNSRNDP, encoded by the coding sequence ATGAGCGACCGCAAGGAGTTCCGCGACCTCGCGACGCCCGAGGCCGCCCGCGAGGCGATCGACGACCTCGATCTCTCGCCGGCGCCGGAGACAGTCCCCCTAGAGGACGCCCGCGGCCGCGTCCTCGCGGAGCGGATCGACGCCGCCATCGACGTGCCGGGGTTCGACCGCGCCTCGATGGACGGGTACGCGGTCCGCGCCCGCGACACCTTCGGCGCCGACGAGGCCGATCCGGCCGACCTCGACCTCGTCGGGGCGGTCCACGCTGGCGCGGCGCCCGAGGTCACCGTCGAGCCCGGCACCTGCGCCGAGATATCCACCGGGGCCGTGATGCCGGACGGCGCTGACGCCGTGGTGATGGTCGAGCGGACGGACGAGGTCGGCGGGGATCCGGACGCCGAGGGAGGCGGCCCCGACCGAATCGCGGTCCGGACCGCGGTCGCGCCGGGCGACCACGTGATGAGCGCGGGCGCCGACATCGCCGCCGGTGCCCGCGCGCTCGGTCCCGGAACTCGCCTAACGCCCCGCGAGATCGGCCTGCTCTCGGCGCTCGGCGTCGACGAGGTGCCGGTCGCGGGGAAACCGCGGGTCGGGATCGTCTCGACCGGCGACGAGCTGGTTCGCCCCGGAGAGGCGCTCGATCCCTCGCGCGGCGAGATCTACGACGTGAACTCGACGACGATCGCGGCCGGCGTCGAGGAGGCGGGGGGCGAGCCCGTTCTCTACCCGCACGCCGGCGACGACTACACGGAGATGGAGCGGTTGCTCCGGCGGGCGGCCGACGAGTGCGACCTCGTACTCTCGTCCGGATCGACCTCGGCGAGCGCGGTCGACGTGATCTACCGCGTGATCGAGGAGCGTGGCGACCTCCTGCTTCACGGCGTCGCGGTCAAGCCCGGCAAGCCGATGCTGATCGGGCGACTCGACCGCGGCGGGAGCGAGGCAGTGGGCGAGAGCGATGCCGACGGCGACACCGACCCTCGTACCGGCGAGTCCGCCTACGTCGGCCTCCCCGGCTACCCAGTCTCTGCGCTCACGATCTTCCGGACGTTCGTCGCGCCCGCGATCCGCGAGGCGGCTGGTCAGCCCGAACCCGCGACGGCAACTATCGAAGGCCGGATGGCCGTCGGCGAGCGCTACGGCGAGGGACGCATGCGGCTGATGCCGGTCGGACTGCTCGATCTGAACGACGGCGATCTGCCCCTCGTCTACCCGGTCGACAAGGGGTCTGGCGCGACGACGAGCCTCGTCGAGGCCGACGGCGTCGTCGCGGTCGACCCGGACACCGAGTACCTCGACCGGGACGAGCGCGTCACGGTGCAGCTGTTCTCGCCCGACGTGCGTCCGCCGACCCTGCTCGGCGTCGGCGAGGACGACCCGGCGCTCAACCGCCTGCTCGACCGGCTCGACGCTCCCCGGTACCTCCCGGTCGGCTCCCGTGAGGGGCTCCGCCGACTCCGCGACGGCGTGCCCGACGTGGCGGTCGTCGCGGGCCCGACAGACCGCGACGTCGACGCCGTCGATCTCGGCGGCTGGGCTCGCGAGTGGGGGTTAGTCGTCCCCGAGGGTAACCCGGCCGGCGTGACGGGGCTTGCAGACCTCGTCGACGGCGAGATGCGCTTCGTCAACCGGCCGACCGACTCGGGGCTCCGCCGGAGCCTCGACGACGCGCTCGCCGACCTCGCGACCGATCGCGACGCGTCGCGCGGTGACCTCGCCGACCGGATCGACGGCTACGAGCTGACAGTTCGCGCGTTCGAGAGCCCGGTCAGGAAGGTGCTCGCGGGCGACGCCGACGCCGGACTCGGGCTCCGAGAGACGGCCGACCGGCTCGACTGTGGGTTCGTCTCGCTCGGCGAGCAGTCCGTCACCGTCCGCGCCGCACCCGACCGGGTCGAGCGGGACGCAGTCGAGGAACTCGCGGACGCGCTGAATGATCCGACCGACCTCCTCGCCGATCTGGCGGGCTACTCGCGGAACAGTCGGAACGACCCCTGA